One Methanobacterium sp. genomic region harbors:
- the tgtA gene encoding tRNA guanosine(15) transglycosylase TgtA — MNFEIKYKDAMGRIGILKTPHGNVKTPALMPVIHPGKQTIDVKKYGADIVITNSYIIYKNEELKEKALEEGIHSLINFDGPIVTDSGSFQLSVYGDIDVTNKEIIEFQEKIGTDIGTSLDIPTPPYVKRERAEKELEITLERAKEALDARENLMLNSVVQGSTFPDLRAKCAEAIGQMDFEVYPIGAVVPLLENYKYKDVVDIVMASVANLPPSRPRHLMGAGHPMVFALAVAMGCDLFDSAAYILYAQDDRLMMPSGTYKLQDLLEMPCSCEVCTKYTPNDLRSMKKEQRMKLIAQHNLHVSFAEIRKIRQAIVDGNLLELVEQRCRAHPYLLDALRNLKNYTNLIEEYDPEYKNSAFFYTGPESLNRPEIARHLGRLSRLPQKNRVLLLPSFKKPYSKNIQNILTNFGRDKPDLEKLGNFYRINGFKSEISSHVDEQLQVVVVDVPFGVIPLEIDEIYPLAQNESPSLLDGDSKIFVKNIINEYINNFNEVIISESLIKRFDLDFELENFNINELRLQFDDKEKIKYIADYQFGTGAGKALFGTNVDIVKSRKTGKIRHVYDGEDLIATLRASDGIFVLSMLGAERLHKFLEYPKSRVVVNSDAEPFAREGKSIFAKFVIDIDINIRANEEVLIVNENDDLLAFGKSILNAHEIKDLKTGQAVKTRKGGKL, encoded by the coding sequence TTGAACTTTGAAATTAAATATAAGGATGCAATGGGTAGAATTGGTATACTGAAGACTCCTCATGGAAATGTGAAAACACCAGCTTTGATGCCTGTAATCCATCCTGGAAAACAAACCATTGATGTTAAAAAGTATGGGGCAGATATCGTCATAACTAACTCTTATATAATCTATAAAAATGAAGAATTGAAGGAAAAAGCACTTGAAGAGGGCATACATAGTTTAATAAACTTTGATGGTCCAATTGTCACAGATTCAGGCTCTTTTCAGCTTTCGGTGTATGGAGATATCGATGTAACTAACAAAGAAATAATCGAGTTTCAAGAGAAGATAGGCACTGATATTGGTACATCCCTTGATATTCCAACGCCGCCCTATGTAAAGCGTGAAAGAGCTGAAAAAGAGCTTGAAATAACTCTTGAAAGGGCAAAAGAAGCGTTAGATGCAAGAGAAAATTTAATGCTGAACTCTGTTGTGCAGGGCTCTACTTTCCCGGACTTGAGGGCAAAATGCGCCGAAGCAATTGGTCAGATGGATTTTGAAGTTTATCCTATAGGGGCAGTAGTTCCTTTACTTGAAAATTATAAATACAAAGATGTTGTGGATATTGTAATGGCATCCGTGGCTAATTTACCTCCATCGAGACCAAGACACCTTATGGGTGCAGGCCATCCTATGGTATTTGCTCTAGCTGTTGCTATGGGATGTGATTTGTTTGATTCAGCTGCTTATATTCTTTATGCTCAGGATGATCGCCTGATGATGCCTAGTGGAACTTATAAATTACAGGATCTTTTGGAGATGCCGTGTTCATGTGAAGTATGCACTAAATATACTCCTAATGATTTAAGGAGTATGAAAAAAGAACAGAGAATGAAACTAATTGCACAGCATAACCTTCATGTGAGTTTTGCAGAAATCAGAAAAATAAGGCAGGCTATTGTTGATGGAAATTTACTTGAATTAGTTGAACAGAGGTGCAGGGCCCATCCATATCTTTTAGATGCACTGCGAAACCTTAAAAATTATACTAACTTAATTGAAGAGTATGATCCAGAATATAAAAATTCTGCATTTTTCTATACAGGCCCTGAATCATTAAATAGGCCGGAAATAGCTAGACATTTAGGCCGTCTTTCAAGACTTCCTCAAAAAAATAGAGTGCTGTTACTGCCGTCATTTAAAAAACCATACTCCAAAAATATTCAGAATATATTAACCAATTTTGGCAGAGATAAACCTGATTTAGAAAAACTTGGAAATTTCTACCGGATTAATGGCTTTAAATCAGAAATTAGCTCCCATGTAGATGAACAGTTGCAGGTTGTTGTTGTAGATGTTCCATTTGGAGTTATTCCCCTTGAGATTGATGAAATTTACCCTTTAGCTCAAAATGAGTCTCCAAGTTTATTAGATGGTGATTCTAAAATATTCGTTAAAAATATTATAAATGAGTATATAAATAATTTCAATGAAGTTATAATCAGTGAGAGTCTTATTAAAAGGTTTGATCTTGATTTTGAGCTTGAAAATTTCAATATTAATGAATTAAGATTGCAGTTTGATGATAAAGAAAAAATAAAATATATTGCAGATTATCAATTTGGTACAGGTGCTGGAAAAGCTCTATTTGGTACCAATGTAGATATAGTTAAAAGTAGAAAAACTGGTAAAATAAGACATGTTTATGACGGCGAAGATCTGATTGCAACGCTTCGTGCAAGCGATGGGATATTCGTTTTAAGTATGCTTGGAGCGGAGAGACTTCACAAGTTTCTTGAATACCCTAAAAGTAGAGTGGTTGTAAACAGTGATGCTGAACCATTTGCAAGGGAAGGAAAAAGTATATTTGCTAAATTCGTTATAGACATTGATATAAATATTAGGGCGAATGAAGAAGTATTAATTGTAAATGAAAATGATGATTTACTGGCTTTTGGTAAGTCAATTTTAAACGCTCATGAAATAAAAGATTTAAAAACTGGCCAAGCTGTAAAGACAAGAAAAGGAGGTAAATTATGA
- a CDS encoding MnmC family methyltransferase yields MKTKSDYQALTATDDALKIIRECFTEEQKGNKCARNKTKNLLKEYFIETADGSYTLKSNDVNDKSETMHTHHGAISESMEKFVKPAKLEGKKEVKILDICSGLGYNAASCIEFLGDDVDIEIDMIEISRETIASSLFIEDPLKSYNIIKSAVENKLYDDGTLGVKFNKDEIPDRIKINIYLSDARYVIKEIDKKYDAVFLDPFSPLKSPELYTLDFFLILKNILKDEGIILTYTSAAPVRSAMVHAGFHVGEGPLFGRKSGGTVASKVPGVIEKSLPDNDERMIALSDAGVPFRDPELNASNDEIRERRENERKSLRGIKKFASTVKTPIYLGKDVNDTRLKRRLLRNINALGFTDLKSKEVKYIICPQFDECICGCKASKLDSSSSRINEMIKRLTNVMEENKV; encoded by the coding sequence ATGAAAACAAAAAGTGATTATCAAGCATTAACTGCAACAGACGATGCTCTAAAAATTATCAGAGAATGCTTCACAGAAGAACAGAAAGGGAATAAATGCGCAAGAAACAAGACAAAAAACCTTTTAAAGGAGTATTTTATAGAAACTGCAGATGGATCTTATACGTTAAAATCTAACGATGTAAATGACAAGTCTGAGACGATGCATACCCATCACGGGGCAATTTCAGAATCAATGGAGAAATTTGTTAAACCTGCAAAGCTTGAAGGAAAGAAAGAAGTTAAGATACTGGATATATGCAGCGGACTGGGTTATAATGCTGCTTCATGTATTGAATTTTTAGGTGATGATGTTGATATTGAAATTGATATGATTGAAATATCAAGGGAGACCATTGCATCATCTCTTTTTATTGAAGACCCCCTTAAGTCTTATAATATCATAAAGAGCGCAGTGGAGAATAAATTATATGATGATGGAACTCTTGGTGTTAAATTCAATAAAGATGAGATACCCGATAGAATCAAGATTAATATATACTTGAGTGATGCCAGATATGTAATTAAAGAAATTGATAAGAAATATGATGCGGTATTTCTGGATCCATTTTCACCACTCAAATCCCCTGAATTGTATACCCTTGATTTTTTCCTTATTTTGAAAAATATACTTAAAGATGAGGGTATTATTCTTACTTATACATCTGCAGCACCTGTCAGGTCTGCAATGGTACATGCAGGGTTTCATGTAGGTGAAGGTCCATTATTTGGGCGGAAAAGCGGAGGCACAGTGGCATCTAAAGTTCCTGGAGTAATCGAAAAATCACTCCCAGATAATGATGAGAGAATGATAGCACTCAGTGATGCAGGGGTCCCTTTTAGGGATCCGGAACTCAATGCGTCTAATGATGAAATAAGGGAAAGAAGGGAAAATGAACGAAAATCTTTAAGGGGAATAAAAAAATTTGCATCGACTGTAAAAACTCCAATATACCTGGGTAAAGATGTTAATGACACTCGGCTTAAGAGGAGGCTCCTTAGAAATATTAATGCGCTTGGATTTACTGATTTAAAATCAAAAGAAGTAAAGTATATAATTTGCCCTCAATTTGATGAATGTATCTGTGGTTGTAAAGCTTCAAAATTGGATAGTTCTTCCAGCAGGATAAATGAAATGATAAAAAGATTAACAAATGTAATGGAAGAAAATAAAGTATAA
- a CDS encoding flavodoxin family protein: MVKVIGVIGSPRKNGNTAYLVEKALEAAKELGADVESLYLGNMKMEPCNACDICKLTGECPKDDDVNGILSKLQEAHGIIIGSPVYFGTVTAQLKILMDRSRPLRADFKLKDKISGAITVGASRNGGQETTCSAIHNFLLIQDAVIVGDGAPLAHYGGAGAAGAAGDVQNDDYGIATSKNLGKRVTELAKKINNIN, translated from the coding sequence GTGGTAAAAGTTATTGGAGTTATAGGTAGCCCGCGGAAAAATGGGAACACCGCATATCTAGTAGAAAAAGCACTGGAAGCTGCAAAAGAATTAGGAGCCGATGTTGAAAGTTTATACTTGGGAAATATGAAAATGGAACCCTGTAATGCATGTGATATATGTAAATTGACAGGTGAATGCCCAAAAGATGATGATGTAAATGGAATTCTTTCAAAACTTCAGGAAGCCCATGGAATAATCATTGGAAGTCCAGTTTACTTTGGAACTGTAACAGCACAGCTTAAAATACTTATGGATAGATCAAGACCACTTCGAGCTGATTTTAAACTTAAAGACAAAATCAGTGGCGCAATAACTGTGGGAGCATCCAGAAACGGAGGACAGGAAACTACATGTTCGGCCATACATAATTTCCTGCTTATTCAGGACGCTGTAATTGTAGGTGATGGTGCGCCTCTTGCGCACTACGGCGGAGCTGGAGCTGCAGGAGCTGCTGGCGATGTGCAAAATGATGACTATGGCATAGCAACATCAAAAAATTTAGGGAAAAGAGTAACTGAACTTGCCAAAAAAATTAACAATATTAATTAA
- a CDS encoding glycosyltransferase family 2 protein, with protein MTLNDLQIKNLSPSNRNLEDKMDQNSKKSNNSHNNWNIYVVMPAYNESKTIKKVIEDLKQRNLNMVIIDDGSHDKTYKIAENSVYDHGFIYRHVINRGLGAALETGIKAALAKNADIIVTFDADGQHNPDDIIPVCKPIMEKRADIVIGTRNFNEMPASKKFGNTVMNIITRIFYGIHVNDSQSGLRAFNRKAAKVLDINSRGYGVSSEIIGEIKKYNLKVEEVEIETIYTDYSMSKGTNLIVGLKILAKLIIGILK; from the coding sequence ATGACATTGAATGATCTTCAGATAAAAAATTTATCCCCTTCAAATAGAAATTTGGAAGATAAAATGGATCAAAATTCAAAAAAATCCAATAATTCCCATAATAATTGGAATATATATGTGGTTATGCCGGCATATAATGAAAGTAAGACTATAAAAAAAGTTATAGAAGATCTTAAACAAAGAAATTTAAACATGGTCATTATAGACGATGGATCTCATGACAAAACATATAAAATAGCTGAAAATTCTGTTTATGACCATGGGTTCATTTACAGGCATGTAATAAATAGAGGATTAGGTGCTGCGCTTGAAACTGGAATAAAAGCAGCGCTGGCAAAGAATGCAGATATAATAGTAACATTCGATGCAGATGGGCAGCATAATCCCGATGATATAATTCCAGTATGCAAACCAATCATGGAAAAGAGAGCAGACATTGTAATAGGAACAAGAAATTTTAATGAGATGCCTGCTTCTAAAAAATTTGGAAATACCGTTATGAACATAATAACGCGTATTTTTTACGGAATTCATGTAAATGACTCTCAATCAGGTTTACGAGCTTTCAACAGAAAAGCTGCTAAAGTTCTAGATATAAACTCAAGAGGTTATGGAGTATCTTCTGAGATAATAGGTGAAATTAAAAAATATAACTTAAAAGTAGAAGAAGTTGAAATCGAAACCATTTATACTGATTATTCCATGTCAAAAGGTACAAATTTAATAGTAGGTCTCAAAATACTTGCTAAATTAATAATAGGCATTCTAAAATAA
- a CDS encoding DUF2304 family protein, with translation MIYQDVGALMGIIAIIIAILRLKNGKMSLGMAFLWILIWLIVIWVSIFPNSTNIFASLTGIGRGLDLVLIVALIVGYYLIFKMYGMIENMDKEITLLVREIALQRGNLKEKIDEEYSANPDSTDEKSKTRSK, from the coding sequence ATGATATATCAAGATGTAGGAGCACTTATGGGAATAATTGCCATAATTATTGCAATTTTAAGGCTTAAAAATGGTAAAATGTCATTAGGGATGGCTTTCCTGTGGATTTTAATTTGGTTAATTGTTATATGGGTATCTATATTTCCTAACTCAACAAACATATTTGCTAGTCTGACAGGAATAGGCAGGGGATTAGATTTAGTCCTAATAGTAGCACTTATTGTGGGTTACTATCTTATTTTTAAGATGTACGGCATGATAGAAAATATGGATAAAGAAATAACATTACTTGTAAGAGAAATTGCGCTCCAAAGAGGCAATTTAAAGGAAAAAATAGATGAGGAATACTCAGCAAATCCAGACTCAACAGACGAAAAGAGTAAAACCAGATCAAAATAA
- a CDS encoding glycosyltransferase family 4 protein, giving the protein MKIGYFISHFPYVDLVNDATYNKEYAHGGTEIAAYQLARNIAEIDDVEIFTTSINSKDSIETSENMLIHRYSTFLKIASANLSFKILYKPLSCKIDIAHAHYNMPYSDYSALRYAKKNKVPFVVTYHADAQESGGNPIRNWAQMIYNRSLLKNVLNGADVIIATSKSYIDESKFLGDYRDKIEVIPNGINLEEFDIKLRKEECRDKLGLPHDKKIILFFGNIVAYKGPHILLKAFSKVKSQFKNVKLVFAGRGEMQEELTKLAAELGIKNDIMFTGYVDEGLKPFYYKCADIFCLPSITMAEAFGIVNLEAMACGIPVISSKLGGIPDVVVDRETGLLVNPEDEESLAESLIFLLENDDIARKMGDNGKKKVEEYSWKKIAEKTQGIYERLI; this is encoded by the coding sequence ATGAAAATAGGATACTTCATCAGCCATTTTCCATACGTAGACCTCGTCAACGATGCAACTTATAACAAAGAATATGCCCATGGAGGTACTGAAATCGCTGCTTACCAGTTAGCGCGCAATATAGCAGAAATAGATGATGTAGAGATTTTTACAACATCCATCAATTCTAAAGATTCCATTGAAACTTCAGAAAATATGTTAATACACAGATACAGTACCTTTTTAAAAATTGCAAGCGCTAACTTATCATTTAAAATTTTATACAAACCTTTAAGCTGTAAAATAGACATTGCTCATGCTCATTATAACATGCCCTACTCTGACTATTCTGCACTTAGATATGCAAAAAAAAATAAAGTACCATTTGTGGTTACATACCACGCCGATGCACAGGAAAGTGGAGGAAATCCAATCCGCAACTGGGCGCAAATGATCTACAATAGATCCCTCCTTAAAAATGTTTTAAATGGTGCAGATGTAATAATTGCCACATCAAAGTCGTATATAGATGAATCTAAGTTTTTAGGAGATTACAGGGACAAAATTGAAGTAATACCTAATGGAATAAACCTGGAAGAATTTGATATTAAGCTCAGGAAAGAAGAATGCAGAGATAAATTGGGCCTGCCGCATGATAAAAAAATAATACTGTTTTTTGGAAATATTGTTGCATATAAAGGTCCCCATATCTTATTAAAAGCTTTTTCAAAGGTAAAAAGTCAGTTTAAAAATGTAAAACTTGTTTTTGCAGGAAGAGGTGAAATGCAGGAAGAACTTACAAAATTAGCTGCTGAATTAGGTATAAAAAATGATATTATGTTTACAGGATATGTGGATGAAGGGCTGAAACCATTTTATTACAAGTGTGCAGACATATTCTGCCTTCCTTCAATCACCATGGCTGAAGCATTTGGAATTGTAAATTTAGAAGCTATGGCTTGCGGTATTCCTGTTATATCTTCTAAACTTGGAGGAATTCCAGATGTTGTTGTTGATAGAGAAACAGGACTTCTTGTTAACCCAGAAGATGAAGAATCACTGGCAGAGTCCCTAATATTTTTACTTGAAAATGATGATATAGCTAGAAAAATGGGCGATAACGGTAAAAAGAAAGTTGAAGAATATTCCTGGAAAAAGATAGCAGAAAAAACACAAGGGATTTATGAAAGGTTAATTTAA
- a CDS encoding glycosyltransferase family 2 protein, producing MNYPHVSIVILNWNGWKDTLECLESVYKIKYPNYNIILLDNASNDESLEKIKGYLKGKIKVNSPFFDYSENKPIKFKEYLKHEIESLKDEHYMNKELILIENDKNYGFTEGNNIGIRYALDILNSDYILLLNNDTVVDNCFLNELVKVAEDDSQIGFVGPKVYYYDYKGRKDIINFAGGKQNLWKFKPSHIGYKEIDKGQYDANQEVDYIHGCCLLARARMLKDIGLLDKEYISYREENDWAIRGYISGWKSVYAFKSKMWHKIGGSTNRNTNLFVDYLETKNRFLFVKKYSNNLQTLSFLLYFFVFDFWLISAIDLIYFKNLRRYKSFLSATKDGIKILRA from the coding sequence ATGAATTATCCTCACGTTTCTATTGTCATTCTTAACTGGAATGGATGGAAAGATACATTAGAATGTTTAGAATCAGTTTACAAAATTAAGTATCCCAATTATAACATCATTCTCCTTGACAATGCATCAAATGATGAATCTTTAGAAAAGATCAAAGGATATTTAAAGGGTAAAATAAAAGTAAACTCTCCCTTTTTTGATTATAGCGAAAATAAGCCAATTAAGTTTAAAGAATATCTAAAACATGAAATAGAATCCCTGAAGGATGAACACTATATGAACAAGGAACTGATTCTTATCGAAAATGATAAAAATTATGGATTTACTGAGGGGAACAATATTGGAATTAGGTATGCTTTAGATATTTTAAATTCGGATTATATTTTGCTTTTAAACAATGATACTGTTGTTGATAATTGTTTTTTAAATGAATTAGTAAAAGTTGCAGAAGATGACTCTCAAATTGGGTTTGTAGGGCCAAAAGTTTATTATTATGATTACAAAGGAAGAAAAGATATTATAAATTTCGCTGGAGGAAAACAGAATTTATGGAAATTTAAACCAAGCCATATTGGTTACAAAGAAATTGATAAAGGACAATATGATGCAAATCAAGAGGTTGACTACATCCATGGGTGCTGTTTACTTGCAAGGGCACGAATGCTTAAAGATATAGGCCTATTAGATAAAGAATATATTTCTTATAGAGAAGAGAATGATTGGGCTATAAGGGGTTATATCAGCGGTTGGAAATCGGTTTATGCTTTTAAATCGAAAATGTGGCATAAAATAGGTGGTTCCACTAATAGAAACACCAATTTGTTTGTGGACTATCTAGAAACTAAAAATAGGTTTTTATTTGTTAAAAAATATAGCAATAACTTGCAAACTTTATCATTCTTATTATATTTCTTTGTTTTTGACTTCTGGCTTATCAGTGCTATTGATTTGATATATTTTAAGAATTTAAGACGTTATAAATCATTTTTAAGTGCAACTAAAGATGGAATTAAAATTCTGAGAGCATAA
- a CDS encoding glycosyltransferase: MYNNEEILNDYLLKSLNSQTTNYELILIDNTQKKFKSAAEAFNQEGKKAKGKYIIFTHQDVDLCSNTFLNDLELILDPISNLGIAGVAGKSKEKVIISNIKEGIPPKFSGKIQIDTPVKVQTLDECLFIIPKNVFDMVPFDEEVCNGWHLYAVDYSLSVNEKGRDVYVVPASIYHKSAGDSFSKEYYSILKKLLNKHRKNYKMVYTTMGNWDSEYPLSIQKIFQRSIFYWTKFKKKF, translated from the coding sequence GTGTATAATAATGAAGAAATTTTAAATGATTATTTACTCAAAAGCCTGAATAGTCAAACTACTAATTATGAACTTATATTAATTGATAACACTCAAAAAAAGTTTAAATCAGCTGCAGAAGCATTTAATCAAGAAGGTAAAAAAGCAAAAGGTAAATATATAATTTTTACACATCAAGATGTAGATCTATGTTCAAACACGTTTTTAAATGATTTAGAACTAATTTTAGATCCTATATCAAATTTAGGTATTGCAGGAGTCGCAGGAAAATCTAAAGAAAAGGTAATTATAAGTAATATCAAAGAAGGAATACCTCCAAAGTTTTCTGGAAAAATACAAATCGACACGCCTGTTAAAGTGCAAACACTTGATGAATGTCTTTTTATAATACCAAAAAATGTTTTTGATATGGTTCCATTCGACGAAGAAGTATGTAATGGTTGGCATTTATATGCTGTAGATTATAGTTTAAGCGTTAATGAGAAGGGACGGGATGTTTATGTAGTTCCAGCTTCGATATATCATAAATCTGCAGGAGACTCCTTTTCAAAGGAATATTATAGTATATTAAAAAAATTATTGAATAAACATAGAAAAAACTATAAAATGGTTTATACTACCATGGGAAACTGGGATTCAGAATATCCTTTAAGTATACAAAAAATTTTTCAAAGATCGATTTTTTACTGGACAAAGTTTAAAAAGAAATTTTAA
- a CDS encoding flippase: protein MSKARKIAKNTVFLFVSQIISYIFAFFYMIYIARYLGADGYGILSFALAFTGIFSILADLGLNTLTVREIARDKSLTGRYFSNIVLIKLILAALTFGLVAVVINLMGYPQEVINVVYFVALYSILTSFYGIFNSLFQAYEEIEYQSIGQVLTNVLLFAGVIIGIYYGFSVLGFAFIFFISSVISLIYIFLVYIWKFPPYKMQLNWSFWKSAIKEALPFGLTGISGMVYTYIDSVMLSLFQGNEVVGWYNAAYRLILALLYVPITINTTLFPSMSQFHLSSRDSLNLITEKYFKLMVVTGIPMGAAVTILADNIIILIFGYGYQRSIIALQILIWTTVFTFIGAAFIRLLEATNRQLIITKISAVCVVVNIALNLILIPTLSYVGASIATVVTEAILVGSAIMIGYKFGFGVSKNRINEILLKVTVSTLVMSVLLIYFKIINLLILAPFAVLAYLAVLYLINGIDDMDRYLFKQIIKRK, encoded by the coding sequence ATGAGTAAAGCCCGTAAAATAGCTAAAAATACCGTATTTTTATTTGTTTCTCAAATTATAAGTTATATATTTGCATTTTTTTATATGATCTATATAGCCCGCTATCTCGGGGCTGATGGTTATGGAATTTTATCATTTGCTCTTGCATTTACGGGTATATTCAGTATACTGGCAGATTTAGGTTTAAACACTTTAACCGTTAGAGAAATAGCGCGGGATAAATCTTTAACAGGCAGATACTTCAGTAATATAGTATTAATTAAGCTAATTTTAGCTGCTTTGACATTCGGACTTGTGGCAGTAGTTATAAATTTAATGGGTTATCCTCAGGAAGTTATAAATGTTGTTTACTTTGTTGCATTGTACAGCATATTAACTTCATTTTATGGAATTTTTAATTCCCTATTCCAGGCTTATGAAGAAATAGAATATCAATCAATCGGGCAGGTATTAACCAATGTCTTATTATTTGCAGGTGTTATCATTGGAATATACTATGGTTTCAGTGTTTTAGGATTTGCTTTTATATTTTTTATATCCAGTGTAATTAGTTTGATCTATATTTTTCTTGTTTATATCTGGAAATTTCCACCTTACAAAATGCAACTTAACTGGAGTTTTTGGAAATCTGCAATAAAAGAAGCATTACCCTTTGGATTAACAGGAATTTCAGGTATGGTATATACATATATAGACTCGGTTATGCTCTCATTATTTCAAGGGAACGAGGTAGTAGGCTGGTATAATGCAGCGTACAGGTTGATTCTTGCTTTGCTGTATGTCCCAATTACCATTAATACCACTCTTTTCCCATCAATGTCACAATTTCATCTCTCTTCACGAGATTCATTGAACTTAATCACTGAAAAATATTTTAAATTAATGGTTGTAACTGGAATTCCAATGGGAGCAGCTGTTACAATTTTAGCAGATAATATTATAATTTTGATATTTGGTTATGGATATCAAAGATCAATCATTGCTCTGCAGATACTTATATGGACCACAGTTTTTACTTTCATTGGGGCAGCATTTATTAGGCTATTAGAGGCTACAAACAGGCAGTTAATAATTACCAAGATTTCAGCAGTATGTGTAGTTGTAAATATTGCACTTAACTTAATTTTAATTCCAACGCTTAGTTATGTGGGGGCCAGTATTGCAACAGTAGTGACAGAAGCCATTCTTGTGGGCAGTGCCATTATGATCGGATATAAATTTGGTTTTGGAGTATCTAAAAATAGAATTAATGAAATATTATTAAAAGTAACAGTCAGTACTCTTGTTATGAGCGTACTCCTTATATATTTCAAGATCATTAATTTGTTAATTTTAGCACCTTTTGCTGTTTTAGCATATCTGGCAGTATTATACTTAATTAACGGAATTGATGATATGGATAGGTACTTATTTAAACAAATCATAAAAAGGAAATAA
- a CDS encoding glycosyltransferase family 4 protein, with translation MDIGIVHPELIYPRGAEKQVCKLSYYLNKMGHDVTIYTFEKKETCVFNSLLENIEIISLNEKWISGPFYSYNLVRWHSLIKKLSEKIKEHDIINAHNHPAQWISKYTDIPTVWTCNEPYQHNISSYMKKMYSAHSLIDRKLTRSTKLILSLSNRIKELIKMRYPDKKVDISYSGADLDHEVKHETNEYFDTIFVGPIQPQKRPFDIIKAFSSIDGNIENVRLHFVGNTTSLISKRMKNEMIKYASKNDIETIFYGSVPNDKLYELYNIADISIFVSEAEPWGIFPLETILGGIPTIISDQCGIKDILPDDNPVVETGNIKQLADKIMEIKNNYHEYKHRTVKTSKMVSKKYSWEAYSRRMENILKQCS, from the coding sequence ATGGATATTGGAATAGTTCACCCCGAATTAATCTATCCCCGCGGTGCAGAAAAACAGGTATGTAAATTAAGTTACTATCTAAATAAAATGGGGCATGATGTTACAATATATACATTTGAGAAGAAAGAAACATGTGTTTTCAATTCATTACTTGAAAATATAGAAATTATTTCTTTAAATGAAAAATGGATTTCTGGTCCATTCTACAGTTATAATTTAGTTAGATGGCACAGTTTAATTAAGAAATTAAGCGAAAAAATTAAAGAACATGACATTATAAATGCACACAACCATCCTGCTCAATGGATATCAAAATATACCGATATACCAACAGTATGGACATGTAATGAACCATATCAACACAATATTTCCAGTTATATGAAAAAAATGTATTCTGCCCACAGTTTAATAGATAGAAAACTAACAAGGAGCACTAAATTAATATTGTCATTGAGTAACAGGATAAAAGAGCTCATCAAAATGAGATATCCAGATAAAAAAGTGGACATCAGCTACTCTGGTGCGGACCTGGATCATGAAGTTAAACATGAAACTAACGAATATTTTGACACCATATTCGTGGGGCCTATACAGCCCCAAAAACGCCCCTTTGATATAATAAAAGCATTTTCTTCAATCGATGGAAATATAGAAAATGTAAGGTTACATTTTGTTGGAAATACAACCAGTTTAATTTCTAAAAGAATGAAAAATGAAATGATAAAATATGCTTCAAAAAATGATATTGAAACTATTTTTTATGGTTCAGTTCCAAATGATAAATTATATGAACTTTATAACATTGCAGATATATCTATTTTCGTATCTGAAGCAGAACCATGGGGAATATTCCCATTAGAAACTATATTAGGTGGGATACCAACTATAATATCGGATCAATGTGGAATAAAAGATATTTTACCAGATGATAATCCTGTTGTAGAAACTGGAAATATCAAGCAATTAGCTGATAAAATAATGGAGATTAAGAATAATTACCATGAATATAAACATAGAACAGTTAAAACTTCAAAAATGGTCTCAAAAAAATATTCTTGGGAAGCTTACAGCAGGAGAATGGAAAATATTTTAAAACAATGTAGTTAA